DNA from Sorex araneus isolate mSorAra2 chromosome 6, mSorAra2.pri, whole genome shotgun sequence:
AGACAAAAGCCATCCAAAGCCACGCTGTGACCTTGCTGCCCTGGCGCTTTAATGTCAGTGAGGACGGGAGCTGAGGAGGTGCCAGCCCAGTGCCACGGACGCACGCGCCTCCCGGGGCGCAGACAGCGCAGGGGTCCGAGGCAGAAGCAGCAGCTGCAGCCGGGCGAGGGCAGGGACGGGGCTGCAAGGCCGACCCCGAGGGGTCTCACTGGGTCCTGGCCCTGGGGTGCcccaccctgtgtgtgtgtgtgtgtgtgtgtgtgtgtgtggggaattCCCCGGAAGTCCGAAGTTGGGCGGCGGGTCAGGCCTCGTGGGCGGTCTCGGGGAAGAAGATCTCCCGGCAGCGCTGCACCGTGTCCTGCGGGGACGTCACGCTGTGGCCCACGGTTCGGGGGTCCGCGTAGATCTCGAAGTCGTTCCCGCCCTGTGCAGAGCCGGCCGGGAGGGTGTGAGGGGCGGCCTCCTCGCACCCGGGGCCCAGCCCTCCGAGCGGTTCTGTCACCCCATGTCGGACGGGCTGGGGAGGgttccgggggggggggaggggccactCACGGGGCTGGTCTCATTCCCGAAGAAGTGTATGGTGTCGAAGCAGTCCTGGTCCAGGCTGTCCAGGCAGTAGCGCTTGTCCCAGCCCTCGGGGAAGACGTCGAAGCTGATCAttcctcctggggggggggggggcgacaggCTGTCTGCGGGCACCTGGGCCCGGCCCATACCCGCAAGAACGCTGCTGCCCTCCCGGAGGGGACTCTTGGGGACAAACTGACCAGGCCCCCCGGGGGAGGAAGCCAGCAAGGGTGGGCTGACTTGGGGGCAAGGGCCTGAGGGAGGGCACGCAGCAGCCCCAGAGGCCATCAgagctggcagtgcagggggggaggagcaggccagcttccagaacattctggacAGGTCTGCTTCTGGACCAGActtgggaagggagggagactcTGGCTTGGGGGCTTCCTAAGGACTCCGGAAAGCGCGGccgtgcagggctgaggggaggcgGGTGCACACACCTCGGGAGAACCTCAGCCCTTTGCCAGCAAACTCGGTTTTCAGCGCGTCCACAAACTTCTCCCGGATCTTCTCCTTCTGCAGAAGGCGATGGGCAGACTCAGGGGCGGAGGGCGCCAGGCTCCCAGTGGGACACCCCCCCTTCCTCAGGCCCCGGCAGGTCACGCTGTGCCTACGGGTTTGACCCCCACGGCACCCAGGCCccctagcactgtcaggtgtggcccaaagacccccccaccggaaaaaaaaaaaaagaagaagataaagaggggctggagcaggagcacaGCGGAGAGAACGtttgctttgcgtgtggctgacctggattggatTCCCGGCacgccacagggtcccctgagccccgctgggagtgatccctgagcacagaggcagaagcactgctgagtgtggccccaaaaaacaaacacagaaacaaaagaaagaaaggaataaaaaatgaaacagaggaGAGGCCTGGAGAAGGCCGGGCCTTTATCGGGGCtccatgggggcaggaagggaCAGGCTCAGGGCAGGTCCCcgggcacacgtgtgtgtgtgtgtgtgtgtgtgtgtgtgtgtctgggccaGAAGGGGCCCAGGATGAGGCGGCAGCTGTGGGGACCAGGGGCTGGCCAGACAGCACGGGGGgtcggcggggggtggggggaggcactaATGCACGTTCCTGgcttgcggccgaccctggtCCGAACGCTCTGCACTCCACACTGTGCCCTGCACCgccagagccaggtatgacccaaaaacccacaAAGAGAAAAGGATGAAATCCCAAATGAAGTCTCGAGGGAACAAGGAGGGGACAGGCGTCCCAGTGGCCTTGGCCTTGCTTCCCAGAAGGCAGGGGCCCCCGGGAGGGCTGGAGCTGGCCCAGAAGCTCCTCTGTGGCTAGAGCAGATGGGGCCGCTGGGcaaccccgccccccagcagggCTGAGCCTCCGCCCAAGCGGGTCATCCCAGGCCTCCGGGCCTAATGGCTTCTCTGGGGCTCGGCTGGGGTGGGGTGCCCGGGAGCCAAAGACGAGAGAAGACGCTGAGTCAGCGTGAGCCAGCACGCCTCGCCAGCTGAGGGCAGAGGCTCCCGGTCCTGGCACCCCTACCCGGGCAGgtgggcaggcagggggctggggggcccggcTCGGCCTGCTGTGACGGCTTCTCTGCACCAGCAACCTTCAGGGACCTGGGGCCGGCGTGACAGCatggcggggagggcatttgccttgcacacaggtgatctgggttcaatccccgacagcccatctggtcccccaagcaccgccaggaggtactcctgggtgcagagccaggaggaagccctgccggtatggcccaaaaagcaaatcgaggggccagagtgatagcacagtggggagggcgtttgccctgcacggggccgacccgggttcgattcccagcatcccatatggtcccctgagcactgtcaggggtaattcctgagtgcagagccaggagtgacccctgagcagtaaCCCCTTtttggtgtgacctaaaaagccaaaaacaaacaaacaaaaccaaccaaaacaaaaagaccttCATGGCTTTCTCCCTTCTTCCGAGGCCTGGAGGAGACCCCGAGAAGCAGCCGCGCGTTGCATAGGAGCCCCGAGTTTGCCTCCTCCCTCTCTaactgatcccctgagcactcgaGTGAGTCCCATGCCCCCCAAAAGCCAGTTTCCTGGAACCTCAGCAAACGGGCCTCCTCGCCTCTCACTCCGTCCACCACACACCTCCCGGGGCGCCTCAAGGCCAGGGAGGTGGGCCTGAGGCAGCCAATGGAGGAGGGCTGGCAGACCTGGAGGACTGCCTGGAGGTGGGAAAACAAACGACCAGCTGAGACCCAGTGGGGGACAACGAGGGCCCTGCGCAGTTGAGCAGGGATGTGGCACCCGCTCAGTCGccaagggagggaggggccacgtGTGACCAAGCCCCCATGCCCCCAGCTGGTGTTGAGGAAAGAAGGCCGGCGCTGGGCGGCTGGACTCCCGCACCTTGTCCAGCTCCGAGAACTCGATTCGCTCCTCCAGGGTGCAGCTGCGGCCGATGGGTGAGATGTTCAACATGCCGTTCCGGAACTCGATGAACGTCCCTCTGCGAGGCGGGGCGGGAACCCTGAGCGCATGCCAGGGACCGGCCTCGGGGACGCCCTTCCACCGCACaggtggggacggggtgggggggtgcagatgCACGGGGGTGTCTCACCGTTTCTTGGGCAGCCTGAGCAGGGCCATGTAGTGAAGACAGAAGTTGATCAGGTCCTGCAGCAGGTCCTCCCCCAGGTGGCTCTGGATGGTCTGGGCAAGGGCACAGCCTGAGCGCGGTGACCGTGGTGACCGACGCCTCCCTGCCCATGGCCCGCCCACCCGCCGCCACCTATGCTGGCACTGACCTGCTTGGACTGCAGCCGGCCGTGCTTGTACTGGACCGTCCCGTTCTCGGCAAACACGTAGTCGAACTTCTCGACGACTTCAGGGCCACAGAGAGGAGAATTGGGGTGAGAGCCGGCTGCCCCGGGGTCCCCGAGGAACCCGCTTTCTCAGCCCCTGGGCTCCTGCCCCGCCCACTAGGCCGGTCCCAGCTCCAGGGCGCAGAGCTTGCTGCCCACCTGTCTCCCAGGGCCcacccagcagggggcagcacttCCACACACTTCAGGGCCCTCACGGGGGTTCTCATCCCTGCCTGCTGCCAGAGGGGCAGGGAAAGTGCCCACAGAGCAGGAGGCCACCGCTGGGGCCCAGAGGGCAGTGAAGATGGAGACAGACATAAGTGCTTGCGTGCTtgctttgggggccggagcgatagcacagccggtagggcgtttgccttgcatgcggccaacccgggttcgattcccagcatcccatatggcacccccagcaccgccaggagtaattcctgggtgcagagccaggagtaacccctctgcatcgctgggtgtgacccagaaagaaaaaaaaagtgtttgcttTGAAGACTGAGAGGCGCCACAGGGCTTGGGGCTCTGGTGACTTCCAGTCCTCGGTCACATATTACTGTGCGACGGTGCCGCTGTGCCTGCCTTACAGGAGGCACGTTCAGGGCTCGGCCAGGGGAGTGGGATGCAAAGGACCTGGGGCGGGGCCCTGCCCAGAAGCTCATTTGTTTAGCAGGAGGgctgtttgcttgatttttttgggcaaccccccccacaccccaacacaGGCCGTGGAGAGCAGCGTGGTCCCCCATGCCCACCCGCCTGGGCCCACTGTTTCCCGAGCGGCCGACCCCTTACCTTCATCCCCCTCACCCAGCTGCTCCGCGATCTTGGAGTAGTCGGAGCCGCCCACCACGCCGATCTGCACGTGGCTGCGCAGCTTCTGCAGGAAGGCGGCCACCTCGGGGTCGATTTTCTGCAAGGGAAGGCGGGGAAGCACCGggcctctcagcactcagttcccaGCAGAGAACCCAGAGCTCAGAATCAGATGCACTTGGGTGTTGGCTTCAACCCCGGCTCAAGTGACCTCAACAGCAGGACGACCCTGAGCAAGGCTCTGAAgcggcttatttatttatttatttatttgtttgttttcgcCACActcgggcggtgctcagggtttattcctggctatgagctcagagatcgctcctgcaggggctcgagggactatatggggtgcaggggaaccCCGTCGGAGGCATACAAGGCAACCGCCCTGCTGGTGCACTACTGCGCCAGCCCgattgtttgttctggggccacaggtCTGAGTTCAGGGCCCGTGTGGCTACTGGGCCTCACAGCTGGGCCACCTGCTCGCAGCGCCTCTGCGCAGCCCATCAGGCTGAGCCTCCAGCCCAGGCTTGGCTTTCTCCGCCTCCTCTGTCCCTTCTACAAAAGGCGGGGTGACCACAGCTGCTACTGGAAGGGGGTCACTGGTAGGTTTCAGGGAGAGTCAGTGCCTCCACAGTGCCGGGCCCCCACCAAGCAACTAACTACCTGGTGACCCCAGAAGACAGCCCACCAGGACACATAACCCGGCGCATTCGTCGTCAAGCACTCGGAGAGTCAAGACTGATACTGTCCAGCGGGGACGGTGGCCACGGGGGAAAGAGCTTAGGGATGTCGCCAGTGTCTGGAGGCATGGCGACATGGGAGGGTACTCTGGGGAGAGCTATGGAAAGTCCCATGCCTGCGTCCCACCTAGTCACCCGGACTTTCCCCGTCTCCCGTGGAGGGAGCTTTGCTGGAGGATGTTTTGTGTCACTCCCAGCGGGGCTCCTGAGCACGAAGCTTGCACGGGAGCCTGGGGCGCACAGCCCTGCCTGCGCTCCCGACACAGTCGCCCACGCCAGGGTGCTCGTCAAAGCGTCGCAGGCGGGCACAGAACAGTCGGGCACCACTTTTTTGTCTTTCCCCTCCCCAAATCTCCGCATTCACCACCTAAGAAGGGAGGCCAGGGCCTGCGTTCCCTGCAGCCTCCGGCCTGGCCACCATCCCCTGGGCAACCAGGATCCCGATGCGGGGGGCGGAGTCACAAACACGCATCAGGGCTCCGGGTGGGCGATAACGTAGGGGAGGGACCCAAGAAACGACCCTGAGCTAGACTCaagactccccacccccccggtTCCCGAGACATAGAAGCGCCCAGACTTGGGCTCCAACGCCGGCTGCAAGCTACTGGTGCGCCCGCAgacggggctggggtgggcgccCCCGCAAGCTCAGCGGAGGCGGGGGCCGGTGCAAGGTGCAAGCCCGGGGTCGGGGCTCGGAGCCTTCTCCCTGCGGCACGGGGGTTAGAGGGTGGGCGCGCAGGGCCGGGACGTCAGCCCCGCGGCATCCCGCGGCCGAGCAGCGCAGGTGGCGCGGGCGCCCGCCGGGCACTGCCCACCGCAGCTCCCGAATTCGGCGCCCTACCTGGCGAGCCGGCGTGAGGGTCCCGTCCACGTCGAACAGGCAGAGGACGCGCTCCTTCCTGCGGGCGCCCTCAGCGGTGACCGCCATGGCTGCAGCTCGGCTCGCGGGCCGCCGAGTCGCGGGGCCGCGCCCGGAggcgcgggaggggcgggggctatGGGAGAGAACGCCCACAAATGGGCGTGGCCCTGGGCAGCCCAAAGGCCCGGcggggaaaggggcgtggtcgGGTGTggtctgggcggggcggggcggggcccggaaGGGGCGGGAGGGACCGGAGCGAGCTCGGAGGAGCGATGCTGATTGGACCAGCAGGAGAAGAGGCGTGTCAGGAGGCGGTGCAGGAGCGCGCCCGCAGTGGTCGGATTGTTCTAAACCTGATGGGAGGTGGGGTGTGAGTCTGGGTCGGGCGGGTTCGGAGGGAGAGAACCGGAAAAGAGGGATGGGGTCAAGGTGGGACCCGGAGGAGAGAAGATTGATTGCATTGGTCAGGCGAGGGGGCTGGACCGGGGAGGAGCTTCCAGGCCGCAGTGCGGTCCCTg
Protein-coding regions in this window:
- the PMM1 gene encoding phosphomannomutase 1 — encoded protein: MAVTAEGARRKERVLCLFDVDGTLTPARQKIDPEVAAFLQKLRSHVQIGVVGGSDYSKIAEQLGEGDEVVEKFDYVFAENGTVQYKHGRLQSKQTIQSHLGEDLLQDLINFCLHYMALLRLPKKRGTFIEFRNGMLNISPIGRSCTLEERIEFSELDKKEKIREKFVDALKTEFAGKGLRFSRGGMISFDVFPEGWDKRYCLDSLDQDCFDTIHFFGNETSPGGNDFEIYADPRTVGHSVTSPQDTVQRCREIFFPETAHEA